From Bacillota bacterium, a single genomic window includes:
- the bofA gene encoding pro-sigmaK processing inhibitor BofA, whose amino-acid sequence MNVSIVFSYLLGLVILYFLARLMLIPLRVIARLLINGIIGGLLLATFNLAGSYFGLYLAINPITVLVAGLLGVPGVLLLAAIRYIVLG is encoded by the coding sequence ATGAATGTATCGATAGTTTTCTCCTATCTGCTGGGATTGGTTATTCTTTATTTTTTAGCAAGATTAATGCTGATACCGCTGCGTGTAATTGCCCGGCTGCTAATTAACGGCATTATCGGAGGTCTGCTGCTAGCCACCTTCAATCTAGCCGGCAGCTATTTTGGCCTCTACCTGGCGATTAATCCAATCACTGTGCTTGTCGCAGGATTGCTGGGAGTGCCCGGAGTACTTCTGTTGGCTGCGATCCGCTACATTGTCCTCGGATAA
- a CDS encoding YaaL family protein, translated as MAEPRSSLLHRFASWLLADPDAGEVDAYQDTEAELLKQVENAKNDWLAARSYFDNLSDPELVDYAIYSLEAAERKYMYLLKRLKTEKAE; from the coding sequence ATGGCGGAACCGAGAAGTTCGCTGCTGCATCGGTTTGCATCGTGGCTTTTAGCAGATCCCGATGCAGGGGAGGTTGATGCATATCAGGATACCGAGGCTGAGTTGTTAAAGCAGGTCGAGAATGCGAAAAATGATTGGCTTGCTGCTCGCAGTTATTTTGATAATTTATCTGATCCGGAATTAGTTGATTATGCGATCTATTCACTGGAAGCAGCTGAGCGGAAATATATGTATCTCCTCAAACGGCTGAAAACGGAGAAAGCTGAATAA